A single genomic interval of uncultured Desulfobulbus sp. harbors:
- a CDS encoding alpha/beta hydrolase, with translation MIAPNQEVHHQLLPGRTDLPVLVFLHEGLGSVAQWRNFPDQLCSRTRCPGLIYDRIGHGLSPASGQRRSIHYLHRHALVELPLVVEALIPGRPYMLIGHSDGGSIALIAGAERSPLLQGIITMAAHVRIEDCTLAGIEAAKRDFAQGKMRLALRRYHGEQTDTLFHAWADTWTSPWFRSWNIEYLLPSIETPLLVLQGRNDQYGTTAQVDAIVGQSGGSATPLLLEDCGHAPHLEFPELCLDLMACFINRQRR, from the coding sequence ATGATCGCTCCCAACCAGGAAGTACATCACCAGCTGTTGCCCGGCAGGACGGATTTGCCGGTTCTCGTCTTTCTCCATGAGGGACTGGGATCGGTTGCCCAGTGGCGGAATTTTCCTGATCAGCTCTGCAGCCGAACCCGCTGCCCTGGGCTGATCTATGACCGGATCGGACATGGCCTTTCCCCAGCTTCGGGACAAAGGCGCTCCATCCATTACCTGCACCGCCATGCCCTGGTGGAGTTGCCCCTGGTTGTGGAGGCCCTGATTCCCGGGCGCCCCTATATGCTCATCGGCCACTCGGACGGAGGCAGTATCGCCCTCATTGCCGGAGCTGAACGATCACCCCTGCTGCAGGGAATCATAACCATGGCGGCCCATGTGCGGATCGAGGACTGCACGCTTGCCGGAATTGAAGCGGCCAAACGGGATTTCGCCCAGGGGAAGATGCGTCTGGCCCTGCGTCGCTACCACGGCGAACAGACCGATACCCTATTCCATGCCTGGGCAGACACCTGGACCAGCCCCTGGTTCCGCTCGTGGAATATCGAATATCTCCTGCCATCGATCGAAACACCGCTTCTCGTGCTGCAGGGGCGCAATGATCAGTACGGGACAACTGCCCAGGTGGACGCCATAGTCGGCCAGAGTGGAGGATCGGCCACACCGCTCTTGCTTGAAGATTGCGGCCATGCACCGCATCTCGAGTTCCCTGAACTCTGCCTTGATCTGATGGCCTGCTTCATCAACCGCCAGAGACGATAA
- a CDS encoding VanZ family protein, whose product MRFSYTWLRVVPLIGVMSLIFYLSHLPGKSLHLPPVANIDKVLHCFAYATLGGAYLMAMSAQWHRRPQLVGLSVPLFCLVYGLSDEFHQSFVPGRSVSGADVAADVAGGMVALAVFWVWQRFRRRTVPR is encoded by the coding sequence ATGAGGTTCTCCTACACCTGGCTGAGAGTGGTGCCGCTGATCGGTGTCATGAGCCTTATCTTTTACCTGTCGCATTTGCCTGGAAAAAGCCTGCATCTGCCACCGGTCGCCAATATTGACAAGGTCCTGCATTGTTTTGCCTATGCGACCTTGGGTGGGGCCTATCTCATGGCCATGTCCGCGCAGTGGCATCGCCGCCCGCAATTGGTCGGCCTCTCGGTGCCGCTCTTTTGTTTGGTGTATGGTCTGTCCGATGAGTTTCATCAATCCTTTGTCCCCGGTCGTTCGGTGAGTGGAGCGGATGTGGCGGCGGACGTCGCGGGCGGGATGGTGGCGCTGGCTGTTTTTTGGGTCTGGCAACGGTTCCGACGAAGAACGGTTCCGAGGTGA
- a CDS encoding SEC-C metal-binding domain-containing protein: MGKIGRNHPCPCGSGKKYKHCCLPGQQAGAPASAANQMKVSLMAAIEKVQGIAATQKSSFHELGVFLFYSDAAGDAWMLEVTESDAVQIAQGGEALPVPIDENPETIEINFSHTFALENRQLTVTAYVDKAETVLTQAPTQQISAAIRRLHKRYPKEMLAKMHVPQDEDSAV, from the coding sequence ATGGGAAAAATCGGAAGAAATCATCCCTGTCCGTGTGGTTCGGGAAAAAAATACAAGCACTGCTGCCTGCCCGGCCAACAGGCAGGGGCTCCGGCCAGTGCGGCCAATCAGATGAAGGTATCGTTGATGGCGGCCATTGAAAAAGTGCAGGGCATCGCCGCAACCCAAAAATCCAGCTTTCACGAGCTCGGTGTCTTTCTCTTCTACTCCGATGCAGCTGGGGATGCCTGGATGCTTGAGGTCACGGAATCCGATGCGGTGCAGATCGCCCAGGGGGGAGAAGCCTTGCCGGTGCCCATTGATGAGAATCCTGAAACCATCGAAATCAACTTCAGCCATACCTTTGCCCTTGAAAATCGCCAGTTGACGGTCACCGCCTATGTGGACAAAGCCGAAACCGTGCTCACCCAGGCACCCACCCAGCAGATCAGTGCGGCCATCCGCCGGCTGCACAAACGCTATCCCAAAGAGATGCTCGCAAAAATGCATGTTCCTCAGGACGAGGACAGCGCTGTCTGA
- a CDS encoding protein kinase yields the protein MQYIGKYEIIRRLGRGGMGAVYKGLVPVIDKVVAIKLLQPGELLEDMVGLKQLEEIFTFEARTMAAFTQPFLVTTHDFDRDQEGRPFFVMDYICNNLGDMIGETYILEEPSRVIRAEKVLQYGRQILRALDFLHHNQIVHRDIKPQNILVTDDDTIKICDFGMALVKGVSFSGPDNMQVGSPYYTPPEQRRQPEAVDGRADLYSAAVLLYRMLTGQLPGMQSFSLSLVNPRYDQAWDAFFTRALKWKPEERYQSGAEMLAAFDRLQLGPPTVSGVCRLDEHGNQVVRLRTEPANVCRSRARELFAVNSQFRPLAPICNRLQFEDGGVVDQATGLLWCAQTSRYPLSFAAAQDYVAELNRGAVHGISWWRVPTVDELLSLLADGDVFSFSEQSGQKVRWLWSCDRHGRHESWYVNLDMGFAGVQDASCLNYVRAVAELRS from the coding sequence ATGCAATATATAGGGAAATACGAGATAATCCGCCGGCTGGGGCGCGGCGGCATGGGGGCGGTCTACAAGGGGCTTGTGCCGGTGATCGACAAGGTGGTGGCGATCAAGCTCCTCCAGCCGGGGGAATTGCTCGAGGATATGGTCGGCCTTAAGCAGCTGGAGGAGATTTTCACCTTTGAGGCGCGGACCATGGCCGCCTTTACCCAGCCCTTTCTGGTGACAACCCATGATTTCGATCGTGACCAGGAGGGGCGGCCGTTCTTCGTCATGGATTACATCTGCAACAATCTTGGCGATATGATCGGGGAAACCTATATTCTCGAAGAACCCTCCCGCGTTATCCGCGCGGAAAAGGTGCTGCAGTACGGTCGGCAGATTCTCCGGGCCCTGGATTTTCTCCATCACAACCAGATCGTCCACCGGGATATCAAGCCGCAAAACATTCTCGTCACCGACGACGACACCATCAAAATTTGCGATTTCGGCATGGCCCTGGTCAAGGGGGTGAGCTTCTCCGGGCCGGACAACATGCAGGTCGGATCTCCGTACTATACCCCTCCGGAACAGCGCCGACAGCCAGAGGCCGTGGATGGTCGGGCGGACCTCTATTCCGCGGCCGTCCTGTTGTACCGCATGCTGACCGGGCAACTTCCCGGCATGCAGAGTTTTTCCCTTTCCCTGGTGAATCCGCGTTACGATCAGGCCTGGGACGCTTTTTTCACCCGGGCGCTCAAGTGGAAACCCGAAGAGCGCTATCAGAGTGGAGCGGAGATGCTTGCCGCCTTTGACCGGCTGCAGCTGGGGCCTCCCACTGTCTCGGGCGTCTGCCGGCTTGATGAACACGGCAACCAGGTGGTACGGCTGCGCACCGAACCGGCCAATGTCTGCCGTTCAAGGGCCCGGGAACTGTTCGCGGTTAATAGCCAATTTCGCCCCCTTGCACCGATCTGCAATCGCCTCCAGTTCGAGGATGGGGGTGTTGTTGATCAGGCGACCGGATTGCTTTGGTGTGCTCAGACCAGCCGTTATCCCTTGAGTTTTGCCGCTGCGCAGGACTATGTGGCCGAATTGAACCGGGGCGCAGTTCACGGGATCAGTTGGTGGCGGGTGCCGACGGTCGACGAACTGCTCAGTCTCCTGGCCGATGGCGACGTCTTCTCCTTTTCCGAGCAATCGGGCCAGAAGGTGCGCTGGTTGTGGAGCTGCGATCGGCATGGGCGTCACGAAAGCTGGTATGTCAACCTGGACATGGGATTTGCCGGTGTTCAGGATGCCAGCTGCCTCAATTACGTGCGCGCCGTTGCCGAGCTCCGGTCCTGA
- a CDS encoding metallophosphoesterase family protein, whose product MRLAIIADIHGNSRALDAVIADISKIGVDRIVSLGDNIGYGPEPEEVVRTLQGYRVLSVMGNHELALISRSYFQRLHANARQSLLTTRCLLSEQSLAWLEQLPPVRCLFGARFVHGCPPQSMTVYLHNPTATRLQRLFGEFKERCCFAGHTHTFGWYVSTQGRVQSREVKLGQRRLDPQSRYLILPGSVGQPRDTLGWQAKYLFWDQEAELMDLRAVDYDVQTTIHLIKERGFPLVNAQRLYW is encoded by the coding sequence GTGCGTCTGGCGATCATAGCCGATATCCACGGCAACTCCCGTGCATTGGATGCGGTCATTGCCGATATCTCGAAAATCGGCGTCGACCGGATCGTCTCCCTTGGCGATAATATCGGCTACGGTCCCGAACCCGAAGAGGTGGTGCGCACTCTGCAAGGGTACCGGGTGCTGTCGGTGATGGGCAATCACGAGCTTGCCCTGATCAGTCGCAGCTATTTCCAGCGACTGCATGCCAATGCCCGTCAGTCGCTGCTGACCACCCGCTGCCTGCTCAGTGAACAATCCCTGGCCTGGCTTGAACAGCTCCCACCGGTGCGTTGCCTCTTCGGTGCCCGTTTTGTCCATGGCTGCCCGCCGCAATCGATGACCGTCTACCTGCACAATCCCACTGCAACCCGTCTGCAGCGTCTGTTTGGCGAGTTCAAGGAGCGTTGCTGTTTTGCCGGCCATACCCACACCTTTGGCTGGTACGTCAGCACCCAGGGGAGGGTGCAGTCCCGAGAGGTAAAACTGGGCCAGAGGCGGCTCGATCCGCAAAGCCGCTACCTCATCCTTCCGGGGAGTGTGGGCCAACCCCGGGATACGCTTGGCTGGCAGGCAAAGTATCTCTTCTGGGATCAGGAGGCCGAGCTCATGGACCTTCGGGCGGTGGACTACGATGTCCAGACCACGATCCACCTGATCAAGGAGCGCGGCTTTCCCTTGGTCAATGCGCAGAGGCTTTATTGGTAA
- a CDS encoding ARMT1-like domain-containing protein, whose product MQTGNDCLVCFLRQALGTVRRCTDELELQWRIVTEVGGLLPGFDPSLSPPENAVHYYRLISERTGVADPFLAEKQESNRFALDLEQRSRELIALEADPLLAAIQFAINANVLDYGAQVLLDRDAALASCRQDLAINHYAALRQVLDRRPSILYLADNCGEIVFDKLLIERLLALGCTLTLAVRRSPIINDATPEDTQACGLDTLCRVIDNGADIPGTPLQSSNAEFRRLFREADCIISKGMGNFECLSEVAAPIFFLFIVKCTTVRNYLNQKFVGAGLKIGSPVLLEAAALQRGHG is encoded by the coding sequence ATGCAAACCGGAAACGATTGCCTGGTCTGTTTCCTGCGCCAGGCCCTGGGGACCGTGCGTCGTTGTACCGACGAGCTGGAACTGCAGTGGCGGATCGTCACCGAGGTCGGGGGGCTGCTGCCCGGGTTCGACCCCAGTCTGTCGCCGCCTGAAAATGCGGTCCATTACTACCGTCTGATCAGTGAGCGAACAGGCGTTGCCGATCCGTTTTTGGCGGAAAAACAAGAGAGCAATCGATTTGCCCTTGATCTTGAGCAACGCTCCCGTGAGCTGATTGCCCTGGAGGCGGATCCTCTTTTGGCAGCCATTCAGTTTGCGATCAATGCCAATGTGCTCGATTACGGAGCCCAGGTTCTGCTGGACCGGGACGCGGCCCTGGCCTCCTGCCGACAGGATCTGGCCATCAACCATTATGCCGCTTTGCGGCAGGTGCTCGATCGTCGGCCCTCGATTCTCTACCTGGCCGACAACTGCGGTGAAATCGTCTTTGACAAACTCTTGATCGAACGGCTGCTTGCCCTTGGCTGCACACTGACCCTGGCAGTGCGCCGTTCGCCGATCATCAACGATGCCACCCCGGAGGATACGCAAGCCTGCGGGTTGGATACCCTCTGCCGGGTGATCGACAACGGGGCCGATATACCCGGGACGCCGCTGCAATCGAGCAATGCGGAGTTTCGCCGCCTGTTTCGCGAGGCCGATTGCATCATCAGCAAGGGGATGGGCAATTTCGAGTGCCTCTCGGAGGTGGCCGCACCGATATTTTTTCTCTTTATCGTCAAGTGCACCACGGTGCGCAACTACCTCAACCAGAAATTTGTCGGTGCCGGCCTGAAGATCGGCTCGCCGGTTCTGCTTGAGGCGGCGGCACTGCAACGCGGTCACGGCTAG
- a CDS encoding ATP-binding protein yields MNRRIGRAMHDYGMLADSDRVLVAVSGGMDSLVLLAVLLHWRKKAPINYQVEAIHVDMEPGFDAPGEAAAMIAGQVARLGSELRILPAEYHPLPEEIEQAAAGGQDLCFFCARSRRTQLFAHARDHRFNKLALGHHRDDIIETFLLNLTCAGNISTMSPMQSLFSGRLAVIRPLAYLDKTEIHAIGQELSLEPVRSACPLSERTRRRDIHQLAEEIYTRIPGAREHIFAALGNVRTAYLLKQTGGRRP; encoded by the coding sequence GTGAATCGGCGAATCGGCCGGGCCATGCATGATTACGGCATGCTGGCCGATTCCGACCGGGTTCTGGTGGCCGTCTCCGGTGGCATGGATTCCCTGGTCCTGCTGGCAGTCTTGTTGCATTGGCGGAAAAAAGCCCCGATCAACTATCAGGTGGAGGCTATCCATGTCGACATGGAACCCGGGTTCGATGCACCGGGAGAGGCGGCAGCCATGATTGCAGGCCAGGTTGCCCGACTCGGCTCTGAGTTGCGCATTCTGCCGGCCGAGTACCATCCCCTGCCCGAGGAGATCGAGCAGGCGGCAGCGGGCGGTCAGGATCTTTGCTTTTTCTGCGCCCGATCCCGCCGCACCCAGCTTTTTGCCCATGCCCGGGACCACCGTTTCAATAAACTGGCGCTTGGCCATCACCGCGACGATATTATCGAAACCTTTCTGTTAAACCTTACCTGTGCCGGCAACATCAGTACCATGTCTCCCATGCAGTCACTCTTTTCCGGCCGGCTTGCAGTGATCAGGCCGCTTGCCTATCTCGACAAGACAGAGATCCACGCCATCGGTCAGGAACTTTCCTTGGAACCGGTTCGATCGGCCTGTCCCCTGTCAGAGCGGACCCGCCGCCGCGACATCCATCAACTGGCCGAGGAGATCTACACCCGCATTCCTGGGGCCAGGGAGCATATTTTTGCCGCCCTGGGCAACGTGCGCACAGCGTACCTGCTCAAGCAGACCGGAGGGAGGCGCCCCTGA
- the hisB gene encoding imidazoleglycerol-phosphate dehydratase HisB, which translates to MAEIYARSAAVQRTTKETDISLNLNLDGAGRANISTGVGFMDHMLTLFAVHGFFDLEIAASGDTQVDDHHTVEDLGISLGMAFAQALGDKGGICRYGHAYVPMDETLARVCVDCSNRPFLHYEVAVSEPKIGTFDTPLAKEFLRAFALHAGLTLHVDLLHGENGHHILEAVFKALARALAIAVAPHSKVSGQLSSKGVL; encoded by the coding sequence ATGGCCGAGATTTACGCCCGCAGCGCCGCCGTACAGCGGACCACCAAGGAAACCGATATCTCCCTGAACCTGAACCTGGATGGGGCCGGTCGGGCCAACATCAGTACCGGTGTCGGCTTCATGGACCATATGCTGACCCTGTTTGCGGTTCACGGTTTTTTTGATCTCGAGATCGCTGCCAGCGGTGACACCCAGGTGGATGACCACCACACGGTCGAGGACCTGGGGATCAGCCTGGGGATGGCCTTTGCCCAGGCACTGGGCGACAAGGGCGGCATCTGTCGGTACGGCCATGCCTACGTGCCCATGGATGAAACCCTGGCCCGAGTCTGCGTCGACTGTTCCAACCGGCCTTTTCTCCATTACGAGGTCGCCGTCAGCGAGCCCAAGATCGGTACCTTTGACACGCCGCTTGCCAAGGAGTTCCTCCGTGCCTTTGCGCTCCATGCCGGGCTTACCCTGCATGTCGATCTGCTCCACGGCGAGAACGGGCATCATATCCTGGAGGCGGTGTTCAAGGCCCTGGCCCGAGCCCTGGCCATTGCCGTGGCGCCCCATTCGAAGGTGAGCGGGCAGCTCTCGTCCAAAGGTGTACTGTAA
- the rplM gene encoding 50S ribosomal protein L13 yields the protein MKTYLTPVNEIERKWYVADADGKVLGRIATEIADRLRGKNKPTFCNFQDNGDFIIVVNAAKVHLTGNKWDDKTYYHHTGYPGGIKSATAREILGKKPEELIRMAVKGMLPKNKLGRAQLKKLKIYSGSEHPHQAQKPENLEI from the coding sequence ATGAAAACCTATTTAACGCCGGTAAATGAAATAGAACGCAAATGGTATGTAGCTGATGCCGACGGCAAGGTTCTTGGACGCATTGCCACCGAAATCGCCGATCGTCTGCGCGGTAAGAACAAACCGACCTTCTGTAATTTTCAGGACAACGGTGACTTCATTATTGTTGTCAATGCCGCCAAGGTTCACCTCACCGGCAACAAGTGGGACGACAAGACCTACTATCACCACACCGGTTATCCGGGCGGCATCAAATCCGCCACTGCCCGCGAAATTCTGGGCAAAAAGCCCGAAGAGCTGATTCGCATGGCGGTCAAAGGCATGCTGCCCAAGAACAAACTCGGCCGTGCCCAGCTGAAAAAACTGAAAATCTACAGCGGCTCAGAACATCCTCATCAGGCCCAGAAGCCGGAAAATCTTGAGATTTGA
- the rpsI gene encoding 30S ribosomal protein S9, translating to MASEQTYATGRRKTAIARVWLTPGNGKMAVNKQEMIDYFGNIFFEPKVAKPFAVTETLEQYDVMATVKGGGKSAQVEALVHGIARALQELNPEMRIPLKRAGLLTRDPRAKERKKYGQRGARARFQFSKR from the coding sequence ATGGCCTCAGAACAGACATACGCAACAGGTCGTCGGAAAACAGCTATCGCCCGTGTTTGGCTCACCCCCGGCAACGGCAAAATGGCAGTCAACAAACAGGAGATGATCGATTATTTCGGCAACATCTTCTTTGAGCCCAAGGTTGCCAAACCTTTTGCGGTGACTGAGACCCTTGAGCAGTACGACGTCATGGCGACCGTCAAGGGCGGTGGTAAATCTGCCCAGGTTGAAGCTCTGGTGCACGGTATTGCCCGTGCCCTGCAGGAGTTGAATCCGGAGATGCGCATCCCCCTCAAGAGAGCTGGCCTGCTGACCCGCGATCCGCGTGCCAAAGAACGTAAAAAATACGGACAGCGTGGTGCCCGCGCCCGCTTCCAGTTCTCCAAACGTTAA
- the argC gene encoding N-acetyl-gamma-glutamyl-phosphate reductase has translation MLNVGIVGASGYTGVELARILAGHPEVRLTAATSRQYAGKPLAEVFPNLRKRIDLVCENLGVEELIDRADFFFCAVPHKTAMDIVPQLLQAGKKVVDLSADFRLHDAAVYEAWYQPHSSPQFLAEAAYGLPELYRDRVRSARLTANPGCYPTSVILALTPLLRAGLIDPATLIIDSKSGTSGAGRSASVGSLFCEVTDGFKAYKVGGSHRHIPEIEQELSLAAGKAVTVSFTPHLLPISRGILSTIYASLTEAGKEADLQALFEETYGDEPFVRVLPVGTVPATQHVRGSNCCDIGLQKDTRTGRLIVMSAIDNIVKGASGQAVQNMNLMNGFDETTGLMGVPFFP, from the coding sequence ATGTTGAACGTCGGAATTGTTGGAGCCTCCGGCTATACCGGAGTTGAACTGGCCCGAATTCTTGCCGGGCATCCCGAAGTCCGTCTTACTGCCGCGACCTCCCGCCAGTATGCCGGAAAACCCCTTGCAGAGGTGTTTCCCAATCTGCGCAAACGGATTGACCTTGTCTGCGAGAACCTCGGTGTCGAGGAGTTGATTGACCGCGCTGATTTCTTTTTCTGTGCGGTCCCCCATAAAACGGCGATGGACATCGTTCCCCAGCTGCTGCAGGCCGGGAAAAAAGTCGTCGACCTCAGCGCCGATTTCCGTCTCCATGACGCTGCAGTGTACGAGGCCTGGTATCAGCCGCATTCAAGCCCGCAGTTTCTTGCCGAGGCTGCCTACGGTCTGCCCGAACTGTATCGTGACAGGGTGCGCAGCGCGCGCCTTACCGCAAATCCCGGCTGCTACCCCACCTCAGTCATCCTGGCCCTGACGCCGCTGCTCCGTGCGGGGCTGATCGATCCGGCGACCCTGATCATCGACTCCAAATCCGGGACCTCCGGCGCGGGCCGATCAGCCAGTGTGGGCTCGCTTTTTTGTGAGGTCACCGATGGGTTCAAGGCCTACAAGGTCGGTGGCAGCCATCGCCATATCCCGGAAATCGAGCAGGAACTCTCCCTTGCAGCCGGCAAAGCGGTCACGGTCTCCTTCACGCCGCACCTGCTGCCCATTTCCCGCGGTATCCTCAGCACCATCTATGCCAGTCTGACCGAGGCCGGCAAGGAAGCCGATCTCCAGGCTCTTTTTGAAGAGACCTACGGTGACGAGCCTTTCGTCCGCGTCCTTCCCGTCGGCACTGTTCCTGCGACCCAACATGTGCGCGGATCCAACTGCTGCGATATCGGTCTCCAGAAAGATACACGCACCGGCCGATTGATCGTCATGTCGGCCATCGACAATATCGTCAAAGGCGCCTCTGGCCAGGCTGTGCAGAACATGAACCTGATGAACGGCTTCGACGAGACCACCGGCCTGATGGGAGTGCCCTTCTTTCCGTGA
- the truA gene encoding tRNA pseudouridine(38-40) synthase TruA: protein MSRTIRLLIAYDGGNYCGWQRQRQGEPTIQQELELRLTHLCEEAITLHGAGRTDAGVHALGMVAHFQTRAAIPVVAFYRGLNAMLPPDIRIVAAEEAQADFHSRFDAHGKTYRYDFYTGVVQAPCTRLYRAHMPGPFDPNRLSQALHDLLGTHDFSSFERSGSRDKTLTAGRGAVRTLTSLCCSPTLGVPECWSIRVTGDGFLRQMVRILSGTLIEIGMGKRDMHSLPGILRARDRRHAGLTAPACGLYLEHIYYPFPVFSNRSNAPC, encoded by the coding sequence ATGTCGCGGACTATCCGCCTGTTGATCGCCTATGACGGCGGCAACTACTGCGGCTGGCAGCGGCAGCGACAGGGGGAGCCGACCATCCAGCAGGAGTTGGAGCTTCGCCTCACCCACCTCTGCGAGGAAGCCATCACCCTCCACGGTGCCGGCCGTACGGATGCCGGCGTGCATGCCCTGGGGATGGTCGCCCATTTTCAGACAAGGGCCGCCATTCCCGTGGTGGCCTTTTACAGGGGGCTCAACGCCATGTTGCCCCCTGATATACGCATCGTTGCTGCAGAGGAAGCGCAGGCCGACTTTCACAGCCGCTTCGATGCCCACGGCAAAACCTACCGCTACGATTTCTATACCGGTGTGGTGCAGGCTCCCTGCACCCGTCTCTACCGCGCCCACATGCCCGGTCCCTTCGATCCAAACCGGTTATCTCAGGCCTTGCACGATCTGCTCGGCACCCATGATTTTTCCAGCTTCGAACGATCCGGCTCCAGGGATAAAACCCTCACCGCTGGCCGCGGTGCGGTTCGTACCTTGACGTCCCTGTGCTGCAGCCCCACCCTCGGCGTACCCGAGTGCTGGTCCATTCGCGTAACCGGCGACGGCTTTCTCCGCCAGATGGTTCGCATTCTTTCCGGTACCCTGATCGAAATCGGCATGGGCAAACGGGACATGCATTCGCTGCCGGGAATCCTCCGTGCCCGGGACCGACGTCATGCCGGACTGACCGCACCGGCCTGCGGTCTCTATCTTGAACATATTTATTATCCCTTTCCCGTCTTCTCCAACCGTTCCAACGCCCCATGTTAA
- a CDS encoding Maf family protein, whose product MLTARIPLILASNSPRRREFLEQLGLQFSVVPAHIDETPLPDESPEAFARRMALAKAQVLADQHPECSIVAADTVVALGETIFGKPADPTEALSILIQLQGVTHKVITGVAVLCKTRSVQELTSETTAVTFSRFDREILQAYVDTGDPMDKAGAYGIQGQGTFLVHSISGSYSNVVGLPVSQLLAILLKHRLIRPG is encoded by the coding sequence ATGTTAACCGCTCGAATCCCGTTGATCCTCGCCTCGAACTCCCCCAGACGCCGGGAATTTCTCGAGCAACTCGGTCTGCAATTTTCCGTTGTGCCGGCGCATATCGACGAAACGCCGCTGCCCGATGAATCGCCCGAGGCCTTTGCCCGCCGCATGGCTCTCGCCAAAGCCCAGGTCCTTGCCGACCAGCATCCTGAATGCTCCATTGTTGCCGCGGATACCGTGGTTGCTCTGGGCGAGACAATCTTCGGCAAACCCGCCGATCCCACAGAGGCACTTTCCATTCTCATACAACTCCAGGGAGTTACCCATAAAGTCATTACGGGGGTCGCTGTTCTGTGCAAAACGCGATCTGTTCAAGAGCTGACCAGCGAAACCACCGCTGTCACCTTCAGCCGCTTCGACCGAGAGATCCTCCAGGCCTATGTCGATACCGGTGATCCCATGGACAAGGCGGGAGCTTATGGCATTCAGGGCCAGGGAACCTTTCTCGTCCACTCGATTTCCGGATCCTACAGTAACGTTGTCGGCTTGCCGGTCAGCCAACTTCTTGCGATTCTGCTCAAACACCGGCTCATTCGACCTGGTTGA